From the Pseudomonas putida genome, one window contains:
- a CDS encoding HlyD family secretion protein, with protein MSDAAHTPPAPDRGMRWVLIVIVVSLVWYLLADRFTPYTQQARLQAYVVPVAAEVAGQIKRVAVGNNQEVRQGDVLFELDQDQYRIALARAEADLDTVRRQIGASTAGIDSAQAALVAAQANERKARQDAERLKRLIDEDPGTVSVRRLEGAQATRDQAISQVAAARAEVQRAREQQGGADADNAQLRSAAANVEKARLDLARTVVRADTDGLITDLRTDVGHYVGAGSPMMTLIAIHDVWISADMTENNLGRLRPGAPVLVVLDAMPGKVLKGQIRSIGYGVSVGQPAPPGSLPTVQNTRDWLRSAQRFPVIVELDRDQLTDRSGLRVGGQAEVMALPGEGNPLNLLGRVFMWLMSWLSYAY; from the coding sequence ATGAGTGACGCCGCGCACACCCCGCCAGCCCCCGATCGCGGCATGCGCTGGGTGTTGATAGTGATCGTCGTCAGCCTGGTCTGGTACCTGCTGGCCGACCGCTTCACGCCCTACACCCAGCAAGCCCGGCTGCAGGCCTACGTGGTGCCGGTGGCCGCCGAAGTGGCCGGGCAGATCAAGCGCGTGGCCGTGGGCAACAACCAGGAAGTGCGCCAGGGCGATGTGCTGTTCGAACTGGACCAGGACCAGTACCGCATCGCCCTGGCCCGCGCCGAAGCCGACCTGGATACCGTGCGCCGGCAGATCGGCGCCAGTACCGCCGGCATCGATTCGGCCCAGGCCGCGCTGGTGGCGGCCCAGGCCAACGAACGCAAGGCGCGCCAGGATGCCGAACGGCTCAAGCGACTGATCGACGAAGACCCGGGAACGGTATCGGTGCGCCGCCTGGAAGGCGCCCAGGCCACCCGCGACCAGGCCATCAGCCAGGTGGCCGCCGCGCGCGCCGAGGTACAACGGGCCCGTGAGCAGCAGGGCGGGGCCGATGCCGACAACGCGCAACTGCGCAGCGCCGCAGCCAATGTGGAAAAAGCCCGCCTGGACCTGGCCCGCACGGTGGTCCGCGCCGACACCGACGGCTTGATCACCGACCTGCGCACCGACGTGGGCCACTACGTGGGCGCCGGCAGCCCGATGATGACCCTGATCGCCATCCATGATGTGTGGATAAGTGCCGACATGACCGAGAACAACCTTGGCCGCCTGCGCCCTGGCGCGCCGGTGCTGGTGGTACTCGATGCCATGCCCGGCAAGGTGCTGAAAGGGCAGATCCGCAGCATCGGCTATGGCGTGAGCGTCGGCCAGCCTGCGCCCCCGGGAAGCTTGCCGACCGTGCAGAACACCCGCGACTGGTTGCGTTCGGCGCAGCGCTTCCCGGTGATCGTCGAACTCGACCGTGATCAGCTGACAGACAGGTCCGGCTTGCGTGTGGGCGGCCAGGCCGAAGTCATGGCACTGCCCGGCGAAGGCAACCCGCTGAACCTGCTGGGCCGCGTGTTCATGTGGCTGATGAGCTGGCTGTCGTATGCCTATTGA
- a CDS encoding efflux transporter outer membrane subunit: MSKPCYGLGLLMFLAGCTQIGPDFEKLQDPWLDSWSTPLLEQAGRFASAPDLRQWWLVFADPTLAGLIAEADANNTNLRVAGLRIAEARAQLAIVQTGRYPQLQQLSAQSLYLKQDQSGTSTARDSVFWQSSVGFDIGWEIDFWGRFSRAIESADAFYFASQANYADAMLLLRAQVADTYFALRTAEARLDIAQENAKRQARSLQITERLFRHGENDELDWQQARTQYLATLATIPEFENQLNALRNVLCSLLGRPPGPLPELEARHGQLPLPDRAVLQDVPASLLQRRPDIRAAEQAVAAQSALVGVAEADLYPQLSLLGSIGWTFLSASHLPNTFDLAVGPSMIWNPFDYGRRKNAVRVEDARLQQLIELYHQRVREAAHEADDAASGLVRSLQSASIRQDASQAAQRSLTLASSQYQEGFADFQRVLDAQQLLLQQQDGYLVSRGNAVSSLVSLYKALGGGWDNHRKPIDPATRQQMENRTDWGGLLDEPAPADSEQGEPK, translated from the coding sequence ATGTCCAAACCCTGCTATGGCCTGGGACTGCTGATGTTTCTGGCCGGCTGTACCCAGATCGGACCGGACTTCGAGAAGCTCCAGGACCCATGGCTGGACAGCTGGAGCACGCCCCTGCTGGAGCAGGCCGGGCGCTTTGCGTCAGCACCGGACCTGCGTCAGTGGTGGCTGGTGTTCGCCGACCCGACGCTTGCAGGCCTGATCGCCGAAGCTGACGCCAACAACACTAACTTGCGTGTGGCCGGCCTGCGCATTGCCGAGGCGCGGGCGCAGCTGGCCATCGTGCAGACCGGGCGTTATCCACAGCTGCAGCAGTTGAGCGCGCAGAGCCTGTACCTGAAGCAAGACCAGTCCGGCACGTCCACTGCGCGCGACTCGGTGTTCTGGCAGTCCAGCGTGGGCTTCGACATCGGTTGGGAAATCGACTTCTGGGGCCGTTTCAGTCGCGCCATCGAGAGCGCCGATGCGTTCTACTTCGCCTCTCAGGCCAATTACGCCGATGCCATGCTGCTGCTACGTGCGCAGGTGGCCGACACCTATTTCGCCCTGCGCACCGCCGAAGCGCGGCTGGACATTGCGCAAGAAAACGCCAAGCGCCAGGCACGCAGCCTGCAGATCACCGAGCGGCTGTTCCGCCACGGCGAGAACGACGAGCTCGACTGGCAGCAGGCGCGTACCCAGTACCTGGCCACCCTGGCCACCATCCCCGAGTTTGAAAACCAGCTCAATGCCTTGCGCAACGTGCTCTGCTCGCTGCTTGGCAGGCCACCGGGCCCGTTGCCCGAACTGGAGGCGCGCCACGGGCAGTTGCCGTTGCCGGACCGCGCAGTGTTGCAGGACGTGCCGGCCAGCCTGCTGCAACGGCGCCCGGACATCCGCGCGGCTGAACAGGCGGTGGCGGCGCAATCGGCGCTGGTGGGCGTGGCCGAGGCAGACCTTTATCCACAGTTGAGCCTGCTGGGCAGTATTGGCTGGACCTTCCTGTCGGCCAGCCATCTGCCCAACACCTTCGACCTGGCGGTGGGGCCGAGCATGATCTGGAACCCGTTCGACTACGGCCGGCGCAAGAACGCCGTGCGGGTCGAGGACGCCCGCCTGCAGCAATTGATCGAGCTGTATCACCAGCGCGTGCGTGAAGCCGCGCACGAGGCCGACGACGCCGCCAGCGGCCTGGTGCGTTCGCTGCAGAGCGCCAGCATTCGCCAGGATGCCTCGCAGGCCGCCCAGCGTTCGCTGACCTTGGCCAGCTCGCAGTACCAGGAAGGTTTTGCCGACTTCCAGCGTGTGCTGGACGCCCAGCAACTGCTGTTGCAACAGCAGGATGGCTACCTGGTCAGCCGTGGCAATGCGGTGAGCAGCCTGGTGAGCTTGTACAAGGCGCTGGGTGGCGGCTGGGACAACCACCGCAAACCGATCGACCCGGCCACCCGTCAGCAGATGGAAAACCGTACCGATTGGGGCGGCCTGCTCGACGAGCCGGCCCCTGCCGATTCCGAACAAGGTGAGCCGAAATGA
- a CDS encoding AI-2E family transporter gives MQPSLKLDSALSRGLLDVLIKAGLVAALVMFAFQVFQPFLELMLWSVILAVTLYPLYLRIRRGTGIKDGYVATLVVLLVLIVLLVPVYLVVMSIGESVDSLVTLLKSGSWSVPTPPESVATWPLIGPKLYALWLSASQNMASVLNQWLPQLKGAGLTVLGAAASAGGAFLLFIGAIIISGVIMAFGERGEVAAQRIAIRVSGEERGKPLAQLCTATIRAVAQGVIGIAFIQMLLIGVGFVIKGVPGAGMLAIVILMLGIAQAPATLVTVPVIIYVFNVEGFTAATIIFAVYTFVAGLADNVLKPLLLGRGVDVPMPVVLIGALGGMVVKGIIGLFIGPVILGVTYVLFWQWVALQVPEQPTPPAA, from the coding sequence ATGCAGCCGAGTTTGAAGCTGGACAGTGCCCTGTCGCGGGGTCTGCTCGACGTGCTGATCAAGGCGGGCCTGGTGGCCGCCCTGGTGATGTTCGCCTTCCAGGTTTTCCAGCCGTTCCTGGAGCTGATGCTGTGGTCGGTGATTCTGGCGGTGACGCTGTATCCGTTGTACTTGCGGATAAGGCGCGGCACCGGCATCAAGGATGGTTATGTGGCAACACTGGTGGTGCTGCTGGTGCTGATCGTGCTGCTGGTTCCGGTCTACCTGGTGGTGATGTCGATTGGCGAGTCGGTGGACAGCCTGGTGACGCTGCTCAAGAGCGGTAGCTGGAGCGTGCCAACCCCGCCCGAGTCGGTGGCGACCTGGCCGCTGATCGGGCCCAAGTTGTATGCATTGTGGCTGTCTGCATCGCAAAACATGGCCAGTGTCCTCAACCAGTGGCTGCCACAGCTCAAAGGTGCGGGGCTTACGGTGCTGGGCGCCGCAGCCAGTGCCGGTGGTGCGTTTCTGCTGTTCATCGGCGCGATTATCATTTCTGGCGTGATCATGGCCTTTGGCGAGCGTGGTGAAGTCGCGGCGCAGCGCATTGCCATTCGGGTCTCCGGCGAGGAGCGCGGCAAGCCGCTGGCTCAGCTGTGCACCGCAACCATTCGTGCCGTGGCCCAGGGCGTGATCGGCATTGCCTTCATCCAGATGCTGCTGATTGGCGTCGGTTTCGTGATCAAAGGGGTGCCAGGTGCCGGCATGCTGGCCATCGTCATCCTCATGCTGGGGATCGCCCAGGCACCCGCGACGCTGGTCACTGTACCGGTGATCATCTATGTGTTCAATGTCGAGGGTTTCACCGCCGCGACCATCATCTTTGCCGTCTATACCTTCGTTGCCGGGCTTGCCGACAACGTGCTCAAGCCGCTGCTGCTGGGGCGCGGGGTGGATGTACCAATGCCGGTGGTGTTGATTGGTGCCTTGGGCGGCATGGTGGTCAAAGGCATCATCGGCCTGTTCATCGGCCCGGTGATCCTTGGCGTGACCTACGTACTCTTCTGGCAATGGGTGGCGCTGCAGGTACCGGAGCAACCGACCCCGCCTGCGGCCTGA
- a CDS encoding monovalent cation:proton antiporter-2 (CPA2) family protein, with protein MPHDGSLLQATVVFLLAVVLLVPLAQRLKMGAVPGYLLAGILIGPSVLGLLGNPENVARLSEMGVVMLLFVIGLELSPRRLWTMRRALFGIGSLQVGLTAVVLGLLAYFLFGQSKAAAIVLGLGLALSSTAFSLQVLAQRKDLGKPHGRLAVAILLFQDIAAIPLIAVVPLLGGDVSTADEGSWPLLAVAAGIGVVIIFGRYLLTPVFKWTVGSGLPELSTATALLVVLGTAWLMEHVGVSMALGAFLAGVLMADSPFRHELETQIEPLKGLLLGLFFVGVGMSADLQLLFGMPLIVLGLTLLLVVIKMPLLLVLGRRAGGLNRAEALCLAIVLASGGEFAFVVFKLALDHQVLTQQVHDLLVLAITLSMVVVPLVMMALARQLRDKDRPVAETGH; from the coding sequence ATGCCTCATGACGGCAGCTTGCTGCAGGCAACGGTAGTGTTCCTGCTGGCCGTGGTGCTTCTGGTGCCGCTGGCGCAGCGTTTGAAAATGGGTGCCGTGCCCGGTTATCTGCTGGCCGGCATCCTGATCGGGCCCTCGGTGCTCGGCCTGCTGGGTAACCCCGAAAACGTCGCCCGTCTGTCGGAGATGGGCGTGGTGATGCTGTTGTTCGTCATTGGCCTGGAGCTGTCGCCACGGCGGCTGTGGACCATGCGCAGGGCACTGTTCGGCATCGGCTCGTTGCAGGTGGGGCTGACGGCGGTGGTACTCGGCCTGTTGGCGTACTTCCTGTTTGGCCAATCGAAAGCGGCGGCCATCGTGCTGGGTCTGGGGCTGGCGCTGTCGTCGACGGCTTTCAGCTTGCAGGTGCTGGCCCAACGCAAGGACCTGGGCAAACCACACGGTCGCCTGGCCGTGGCCATCCTGCTGTTCCAGGACATCGCGGCGATTCCCTTGATTGCCGTAGTGCCGCTGCTCGGTGGCGATGTCAGTACCGCTGACGAAGGTTCCTGGCCACTGCTGGCGGTGGCGGCGGGCATTGGTGTGGTGATCATTTTTGGCCGCTATCTGTTGACCCCGGTATTCAAATGGACGGTCGGTTCGGGTTTGCCCGAATTGTCCACGGCGACTGCCTTGCTGGTGGTGCTGGGCACTGCCTGGTTGATGGAGCATGTCGGTGTATCCATGGCCCTGGGCGCCTTCCTTGCCGGTGTGTTGATGGCCGACTCGCCTTTTCGGCATGAGCTGGAAACCCAGATTGAACCGCTCAAGGGCCTGCTCCTCGGGTTGTTCTTCGTCGGCGTCGGCATGAGTGCCGACTTGCAGTTGTTGTTCGGCATGCCTCTGATCGTGCTGGGGCTGACGTTGCTGCTGGTGGTGATCAAGATGCCCCTGTTGCTCGTGCTGGGGCGCAGGGCAGGCGGGCTTAACCGCGCCGAGGCGTTGTGCCTGGCGATCGTGCTGGCGTCCGGGGGGGAATTCGCCTTCGTGGTGTTCAAGCTGGCGCTGGATCACCAGGTGTTGACGCAACAGGTTCATGACTTGCTGGTGCTCGCCATCACGCTGTCGATGGTGGTGGTGCCCCTGGTGATGATGGCCCTGGCGCGGCAGTTGCGTGACAAGGACCGCCCGGTAGCCGAGACGGGCCACTGA
- the ppk2 gene encoding polyphosphate kinase 2 — MAKPSKNNDAKEHAEKLGGKAYEQALKKLHVELVKLQEWVVAKGLKVCIVFEGRDGAGKGGTIKAITERVSPRVFRVVALPAPTEREKTQMYVQRYLRHLPAAGEVVIFDRSWYNRAGVERVMGFCSEEQSAKFLSVVPLFEKMMVESGIILIKYWLEVSAEEQTRRLQDRINDGRKLWKLSPMDLRSYTRWDDYTRARDDMFAASDSSWAPWFMAHSNDKRRARLNIISHMLTRIPYKDITRDEVVKLPKRGKIGKYKAVPYPFKVVEERF, encoded by the coding sequence ATGGCCAAGCCTTCCAAGAACAACGATGCGAAAGAGCACGCAGAGAAACTGGGCGGCAAGGCCTATGAGCAAGCGCTCAAGAAACTGCACGTGGAACTCGTGAAACTGCAGGAGTGGGTGGTGGCCAAGGGGCTGAAGGTCTGCATCGTGTTCGAGGGCCGTGATGGTGCCGGCAAGGGCGGCACCATCAAGGCCATCACCGAGCGGGTCAGCCCACGAGTGTTTCGGGTGGTGGCGCTGCCGGCACCGACCGAGCGGGAAAAGACCCAGATGTATGTGCAACGCTACCTGCGCCATCTGCCTGCCGCCGGCGAGGTGGTGATCTTCGACCGCAGCTGGTACAACCGCGCCGGCGTCGAGCGGGTGATGGGGTTCTGCAGTGAAGAGCAGAGCGCCAAGTTCCTCTCCGTGGTGCCGCTGTTCGAAAAGATGATGGTCGAGTCGGGCATCATCCTCATCAAGTACTGGCTCGAAGTCAGCGCAGAGGAGCAGACCCGTCGCCTGCAGGACCGCATCAACGACGGGCGCAAGTTGTGGAAGCTGTCACCCATGGACCTCAGGTCGTACACCCGCTGGGATGACTACACCCGGGCCCGTGACGACATGTTCGCCGCCTCCGATTCGTCCTGGGCGCCGTGGTTCATGGCGCACTCCAACGACAAGCGGCGTGCCCGGCTGAACATCATCAGCCACATGCTGACCCGCATCCCCTACAAGGACATCACCCGCGATGAGGTGGTGAAGCTGCCCAAGCGCGGCAAGATCGGCAAATACAAGGCTGTGCCTTATCCATTCAAAGTGGTTGAAGAGCGTTTCTGA
- the ycaC gene encoding isochorismate family cysteine hydrolase YcaC — MAFQYKRLDKNNAAVLLVDHQTGLLSLVRDIDPDRFKNNVLALSDLAKYFKLPTILTTSFETGPNGPLVPELKAQFPDAPYIARPGNINAWDNEDFVKAVKATGKKQLLIAGVVTEVCVAFPALSALEEGFEVFVVTDASGTFNELTRDSAWRRMEAAGAQLMTWFGVACELHRDWRNDIEGLGTLFSNHIPDYRNLMTSYNKLAK; from the coding sequence ATGGCCTTCCAATACAAGCGTCTGGACAAGAACAACGCCGCCGTCCTGCTGGTCGATCACCAGACCGGCCTGCTTTCACTGGTCCGCGACATCGACCCCGACCGCTTCAAGAACAACGTGCTGGCACTTTCTGACCTGGCCAAGTACTTCAAGCTGCCGACCATCCTCACCACCAGCTTCGAAACCGGCCCTAACGGCCCGCTGGTGCCCGAACTCAAGGCGCAGTTCCCCGACGCCCCCTATATCGCTCGCCCCGGCAACATCAATGCCTGGGATAACGAAGACTTCGTCAAGGCCGTGAAAGCCACCGGCAAGAAACAGCTGCTGATTGCCGGGGTGGTCACCGAGGTCTGCGTAGCCTTCCCGGCCTTGTCGGCGCTGGAGGAGGGCTTTGAGGTGTTCGTGGTCACCGACGCCTCTGGCACGTTCAACGAGCTGACCCGTGATTCGGCCTGGCGACGCATGGAGGCAGCCGGTGCCCAGCTGATGACCTGGTTCGGCGTGGCCTGCGAGCTGCACCGCGACTGGCGCAACGATATCGAAGGCCTCGGCACGCTGTTCTCCAACCATATTCCGGACTATCGCAACCTGATGACCAGCTACAACAAACTGGCGAAGTAA
- a CDS encoding transporter, whose protein sequence is MGHHALYPQQEHDLFGLLYAFSFRPGQPGRELDSAQVLRKLSEPQDPDEFLWLHLNLAHAACERWLRSHLALPEAFFETLREGSRSTRIEHADSTLLAVVNDVVFNFGLVSSDVSTLWACASSRLLVSARLQPLHSVDKLRSSVKQGERFHSPIELLVHLLRDQGDLLTQIVRETTTSVDRIEDQLLSQRLSDNRAELSSMRRVLVRLQRLLALEPGALLRLLNRPPEWLQEQDMRQLRAATEEFTLVISDLTALGERIKLLQEEIAAKLNEQTNRTLFTLTVVTVLALPINIIAGFFGMNVGGVPLSDDPNGFWLLVALVATFTFLAGRWAFSKRREY, encoded by the coding sequence ATGGGCCATCACGCGCTGTACCCCCAGCAGGAACACGACCTGTTCGGCCTGCTCTACGCCTTCTCCTTCCGCCCTGGCCAGCCTGGCCGCGAGCTCGATTCGGCTCAGGTGCTGCGCAAGCTCAGCGAGCCGCAAGACCCGGATGAATTCCTCTGGCTGCACCTGAACCTCGCCCACGCCGCCTGCGAGCGCTGGCTGCGTTCGCACCTGGCGTTGCCGGAGGCGTTCTTTGAAACCTTGCGCGAAGGCTCGCGCTCGACACGCATCGAACATGCCGACTCGACCCTGCTGGCCGTGGTCAACGACGTGGTGTTCAACTTCGGCCTGGTGTCGTCGGACGTCTCCACACTCTGGGCCTGCGCCAGCAGCCGGCTGCTGGTGAGTGCGCGGTTGCAGCCGTTGCATTCCGTGGACAAGCTGCGCTCATCGGTGAAGCAGGGCGAGCGCTTCCATTCACCGATCGAACTGCTGGTGCACTTGCTGCGTGATCAGGGCGACCTGCTGACCCAGATCGTGCGCGAGACCACCACCAGCGTCGACCGCATCGAAGACCAGCTGCTGTCCCAGCGCCTGAGTGACAACCGCGCGGAACTTAGCAGCATGCGCCGGGTGCTGGTGCGCCTGCAGCGCCTGCTGGCGCTCGAGCCCGGCGCCTTGCTGCGCCTGCTCAACCGCCCACCAGAATGGCTGCAGGAACAGGACATGCGCCAGCTGCGCGCGGCCACCGAAGAATTCACCCTGGTGATCAGCGACCTGACCGCCCTGGGCGAGCGGATCAAGCTGCTGCAGGAAGAAATCGCTGCCAAGCTCAACGAGCAGACCAACCGCACCCTGTTCACCCTGACCGTGGTCACCGTGCTGGCGCTGCCGATCAACATCATCGCCGGCTTCTTCGGCATGAACGTCGGCGGCGTGCCGCTCTCGGACGATCCGAACGGCTTCTGGCTGCTGGTGGCACTGGTGGCGACCTTCACCTTCCTGGCCGGGCGCTGGGCGTTCAGCAAGCGTCGGGAGTACTGA